TGCCCAAACGCGCATTATAGGAGAACAGCTTAAGATCTATGTTGCCATAGGCAATGGACTGTTCGCCCAGGAGGTCGCCGCGAAAGCCGTGTGTGCGCAAATACTTGTCCACCGCCTCCAGATTGCTCAGCTCTGACTCCTCCGCAGCgcttagctgttgttgctgttgctgctccacgCTGCCACCGCTAGCCGTCAATATTTCATCAAAGTAGGGCACACCATTGGCCAACCAGCTGGAGTTGCCATTGAGCAAAAAGTTCTCGGTCACATCCTTGGCATGCATGCGTCCGGGCAGCTGCTCGGCTATCCAGACCATATGCTTCAGCTGATCGTGACGCGCATTTATTGCAGCTTTATCTTTCTCATTCAGTGCGACTGCCGCATCGTCGAGCTTCTCATCTGCGGCCAAAGTGTTGTACAGATTATCCTGTGCGCCCAGCTTGTTCAGATCCACAGTTACCCACTGCTTGGCGCCTGTATAGGGATGTTTGGCCATGGCCTTGGCCCAGCTCTGGCGATTTTGTGATATGCGATTGGCGGCCATGACACGCGCCACCAGCGGCACCATATGCTCCACATTTACCGCCTGCCAGAGCTGCAGATTTTCATTCTTCATGCTCACACCGCCCACAATCGATTGCACCTGTCTGCCCTTCACCACATAGAAGTCATCCGTCGAGCCTATAATGCCCGGATAACCAGTAAAAGTTATATCCACTCCGGGCACAGTGTTGCTGCGTGGCTGCGGCGCAAAGTGAAAGTGGAACTTGTAGCGCTTCTGTATGCGCAACATGGAGGCATAGCTGCCCGCCGTGCTGTGACCgaagagcagctgcagcgactgcgcTGCATTTGGCGCTGGCGTTGTCGTCTCCGCTCCCGGCGCCTGCTCCTGGCGCATTATTCTGGTCAACATAGTAGCACTCGGCAGAAAGAAGTTCTTGCCATCACCCGTCTCGGTAGCCGTGCCATTGGGCAGCACATAGTTCTCGTAGTAGATCTTCAGATCTTGTATATCCGCTGCTGCGTTCATAAGCAGAAAGTCCGCTAGCTCGATTTCCTCCTCCAGATCGGAGCGTGCGCGCGTAGCGCCGCGCACATAGCCATCGGCCATACCCTGCAGCTGTTCGAGTATCATGTGCACCTGATGCCAGTACAAGTCATGCGGCGCCTTCAGCTTGGCCTGCTCTGTAAGCCACTCATGGTTGCTGGTCAGCAGCTCACGCAGCCACTCGCAAAACTTTTGCGAGCTCTCGTCGCGTTCGCAGGAGGAGGAGATGGTGCTGCAGCAAAGTAAAACATTAGTGCCTATTGCAGTTGGAGTTGGCAAGCTTAGACTTACTTGCTCCACTGATTGTAGATGTTCTTCCAGGTCAGTGAGCCCTCCAGCATGCCCGCCGCATAGGCCTGCATCCAGTCTGGATAAATGCGTTGCGTTTCCACCTCAATTTGCGCCCATctatcaaattattaattaataataatgtatttaaattatttatcttGCTGCTTACCCATTCTCATAAACCGAATCCTTGTAACATATTCTCGCCACTCCTTTTGGAATGTTTACCAAATCATTTTGCTGCTTCCAATTCTCAATGCTGAGACCCTCCTTGGGCCAATAGGCTGTGGCACAGTATGTGCCATCATATTCGGGACGCTCCATATAACCGATAAAGAAGGCGCCAATAACCAACAGACCGGCGCCAATTAGTATATATGTCCCAACACGAGTTTTTTGCCATGATGCACCAACAACTTTCAACATCGTTCCGTCCGT
The DNA window shown above is from Drosophila busckii strain San Diego stock center, stock number 13000-0081.31 chromosome 3L, ASM1175060v1, whole genome shotgun sequence and carries:
- the LOC108600895 gene encoding putative phospholipase B-like lamina ancestor, with the translated sequence MLKVVGASWQKTRVGTYILIGAGLLVIGAFFIGYMERPEYDGTYCATAYWPKEGLSIENWKQQNDLVNIPKGVARICYKDSVYENGWAQIEVETQRIYPDWMQAYAAGMLEGSLTWKNIYNQWSNTISSSCERDESSQKFCEWLRELLTSNHEWLTEQAKLKAPHDLYWHQVHMILEQLQGMADGYVRGATRARSDLEEEIELADFLLMNAAADIQDLKIYYENYVLPNGTATETGDGKNFFLPSATMLTRIMRQEQAPGAETTTPAPNAAQSLQLLFGHSTAGSYASMLRIQKRYKFHFHFAPQPRSNTVPGVDITFTGYPGIIGSTDDFYVVKGRQVQSIVGGVSMKNENLQLWQAVNVEHMVPLVARVMAANRISQNRQSWAKAMAKHPYTGAKQWVTVDLNKLGAQDNLYNTLAADEKLDDAAVALNEKDKAAINARHDQLKHMVWIAEQLPGRMHAKDVTENFLLNGNSSWLANGVPYFDEILTASGGSVEQQQQQQLSAAEESELSNLEAVDKYLRTHGFRGDLLGEQSIAYGNIDLKLFSYNARLGKSDYHAFAGPIFLRMQHVPASAATDSPAPASAIGDERLSVSIDDAAALAELQLITERRSVRNDMRAIAMRQVESKPFSWSAMGLEEQNHAGHPDVWNFDKVSPKWAW